The sequence below is a genomic window from Flavobacterium keumense.
ATCAACAGTACAGGAATATTCAAACCCTTGGGCACGACTAAGACTAACATACAATCGAAATTTAGCCTCGAGATCATTTTCTTCTTTTAAAAAAGTTATGATCTGAGCCTTAGCCTTCTCTGTAATTGTGATTGTAATTTCCATGGTTTTGTTATATATTATTTCTAATAATTTGTGCAGGAACACCTCCTACAATGGTATTGTCAGGAACATCTTTAGTTACTACTGCTCCTGCCGCAACAATCGAATTTTTGCCAATTGTCACCCCTGGCAGTAGGGTAGCTCCAGCACCAATCCACGCATTTTGCTTGATTACCACTTTGGCTAAATCTAAGGATTTGCGATTGGCGGGATCAATAGGGTGGTTTTCTGTAATAATATTCACTTTGGGGCCAATTAAAACATCGTCTTCAATAGTAATACCTCCTAAGTCTAAAAAGGAGCAACCATGATTGATGAATACATTTTCTCCTAGTGTAATGTGCTGACCAAAATTGGTGTGAAACGGAATAAATATTCTAGTAGAAGATGGTATTGGCTTGTTTATGATTTGGGATAAAACATGCCTGATTTGGGCTATTGTTGTAGCCGAATTTAATCGCGCCGAAAGTTCAATGGTGCGTTGTACAACTTCCCATACGGCTCTCATTTCTGGATCAGTATTAGCAATAACACCTCCAGCTAACATTTTCTCAAAAACAGTCATGGTTTCGATTTTTTAATGGCTAAATTTACTCATTTCGACGACAAAACCCTACTTTTGAATTATGGAACAGATCAGAATTAGAAAAATAACCTTCGAAAATCTTTTTGAACTTCAAGAAATAGGCAAAAAAACCTTTGTCGAAACTTTCTCCTCTTCCAATACAGAGGAGAATATGAAGTTATATCTCAAAGAAGGCTTTGCTACTGAAAAACTTACTGCTGAATTACAAAATCCGGATTCCGAATTTTATTTTGCCACATGCAACGACAAGGTAATTGGTTACTTAAAAGTAAACGTTGAACAAGCACAAACCGAACTTCAAGACAACAAATCCCTAGAAATTGAGCGCATTTATGTGTTGAATGAATACCACGGACAAAAAATAGGACAATTACTTTTTGAAAAAGCCATTGCTATTGCAAAAAACAACCGTTGTGAATATGTGTGGTTAGGTGTTTGGGAAGAAAATCATCGCGCACTTCAGTTCTATACTAAAAACGGATTTGTAGCTTTTGACCAACATGTATTTGTTTTTGGCAATGAAGAACAAACAGACATTATGATGAAATTACAATTATAATTTCCCTTTATTTACTATTCCATCCAATAGCATACCCTAATAAAAGACCAGCTAGGGCCAAATGAACGATTAAAACGGCTTTTTGCCAAGTCGGTCTGTCGCTCCATTTTTGTTCTTGATCAAAAGGATCGAAAGCTAGGGCGATACCAATAGAGGAACCCGCTTGCATATAGTCTTTGGAAAACAAGGCTTGGAACAAACCTAAAAGTAAAAATCCAATATACAGTATTTTGTTAAATGATGTTTTCATTGTTATAGATTTAAATAATTGGTTCAAATTTAGATTTGTAATTATTCTAAAAATTGTACTTTTAAGACACTATTTTAATTCCCAAACTATCTTGTCGCCATCTACTTTACTTGTCAATTTAAAAAAATCTTTAGGATTGTGATTGGTTAGTTTTCGAAATTCCTTAATTAAATAAGACTGATCATAATACCCTTCTTCATAGGTTATATCGGTAAAATTTTTCAATTCAGAACTATTGAACTTGTTAGTTAACGAATTTCGGAATCTGCTTATTCTTCGGTATTCTGTAGGGCTACACCCCATGTATTTATTGAAATATCTTTGAAATGTTTTTAAATTAAACCCTAATTCGTTAGCAATTTCAGTAACAGCTCTTTTTTCATTACTATCATTTAACATTGAAAGTGCTTTTTGTATTGGATGTAATTCTGGAGTAGCTTCATATTGAGAAAGCAAAAAAGATTCCAAATCCGGTAAATCGGATGCTGTAAATGTGAGTTGATTGCCAAAACTTTTCCATGTTTCATGGAGTAACTCTTGAGAAAAATGAGGTGCAATAGATTGGTAATTTTCTCGAAAAAAACGATTGATCCCTAACGGTTTAAAAATAATCGATACTTCTTGTATTTTCCCTTTGAAATCAATTAACAACGGGCTATTGTACTTTCCTAAAAGTTCAATTTGAATTCCTTTAGGTTCGCTTTCTGTAATTGTAATTTGTGGGTAATTCCTAAAAATAGTCGCCCCTTTAAAGAAAGAAAGGCCGGTATTGAAATGAGGGAAAGCAACATACCTAAAGGTTGAACTGGGCATACCTTCATATATATAGAAGCATTCAATATACTTACATAAAACAGGAGAAGAGGGGAAAAAAGTCTTTATCACAAAAAGAGAAATTTGTTCTAAAGTTAATTAAATAAAGTAAAAAGCTGTTACATTAACTCATTAATAAACAAAAAAGTCCAGCATTACTGCTGGACTTTTGCTCCCCCTATTGGAGAAAGTTACAATTTTGATGCGATGATAATTTACTTAACTATCAAAAAATTAAACAGATAAATTTTGTAAATAATTTGAAAATTCAATCATACAAGTGTTTTTTTGGGAGTCATCTAATCGTTTTGCTCCGTATACAATAAATGGCTCAACGGGATTTAAACCTGTTAATCCAAAAGTTCCAATAAACAAATGTTTAAAAATATCTATTATTGTTCCTCTATTATCCTCCGTCCATGCCATTTCAGGAGCGCCTGTTGTAGTAGAAACTAATATTCTTTTGCCTTTCAATGCTTGTGCTCCTCCATAAGCCCAACCCATAGAAAACACTCGGTCGATGTACCCTTTTAATAGACCCGGCATACTATACCACCATAAAGGGAATTGGAATATAATTAAATCAGCATCCTGTAATAATTGTTGCTCTCTTTTAATGTCGTCTACAAAGTTTCCGTTTTGTAATGCATGAGCTTGTTCAAATTGTAAATCAAAATAATTTGGGTTTGCTAAATAGGTAAAATCATCTTTATCAGCTGAAGCCTTAAAATTTATTTGATATAA
It includes:
- a CDS encoding GNAT family N-acetyltransferase, giving the protein MEQIRIRKITFENLFELQEIGKKTFVETFSSSNTEENMKLYLKEGFATEKLTAELQNPDSEFYFATCNDKVIGYLKVNVEQAQTELQDNKSLEIERIYVLNEYHGQKIGQLLFEKAIAIAKNNRCEYVWLGVWEENHRALQFYTKNGFVAFDQHVFVFGNEEQTDIMMKLQL
- a CDS encoding NAD(P)H-dependent oxidoreductase translates to MKVHLVFAHPNLDSFNGQLRTTAIDFFKENNINYSISDLYQINFKASADKDDFTYLANPNYFDLQFEQAHALQNGNFVDDIKREQQLLQDADLIIFQFPLWWYSMPGLLKGYIDRVFSMGWAYGGAQALKGKRILVSTTTGAPEMAWTEDNRGTIIDIFKHLFIGTFGLTGLNPVEPFIVYGAKRLDDSQKNTCMIEFSNYLQNLSV
- a CDS encoding sugar O-acetyltransferase, producing MTVFEKMLAGGVIANTDPEMRAVWEVVQRTIELSARLNSATTIAQIRHVLSQIINKPIPSSTRIFIPFHTNFGQHITLGENVFINHGCSFLDLGGITIEDDVLIGPKVNIITENHPIDPANRKSLDLAKVVIKQNAWIGAGATLLPGVTIGKNSIVAAGAVVTKDVPDNTIVGGVPAQIIRNNI
- a CDS encoding helix-turn-helix domain-containing protein, which produces MIKTFFPSSPVLCKYIECFYIYEGMPSSTFRYVAFPHFNTGLSFFKGATIFRNYPQITITESEPKGIQIELLGKYNSPLLIDFKGKIQEVSIIFKPLGINRFFRENYQSIAPHFSQELLHETWKSFGNQLTFTASDLPDLESFLLSQYEATPELHPIQKALSMLNDSNEKRAVTEIANELGFNLKTFQRYFNKYMGCSPTEYRRISRFRNSLTNKFNSSELKNFTDITYEEGYYDQSYLIKEFRKLTNHNPKDFFKLTSKVDGDKIVWELK